The sequence TAGCGAAACACCAGCGTCTCCGGCTCCGTTTGCAGCGTACCCACGGTGGTCAGCTCAATCTTGTCGCTGTCGCCGTTCAACCGCTGGGTGCCCACGATCTCCAGCACCACATCCCGGGTGTCCGTCTGCTTCTCCGTCATACGGCACCCCGTTCCAACGCGTAGGCCACCAGCCGATCAATCAGCTCGCTGTATGGCACACCCACCGCCTCAAACAGCTTGGGGTACATACTGATAGGGGTTTGACCGGGAATGGTGTTGATCTCATTGAGCAGCACCTGCTCCCCGTCGTAAGTAACAAAGAAATCCACACGGCTCAGGCCCTCACAGCCCATGGCTCCGTAGGCACGCAAAGCAGCCGCACGCACTTCTTCCAGCTTTTCCGGACTTAGATCCGCCGGAATGTGCAGCTCACTTTGGGGGTTATTATACTTGGCGTCAAAATCATAAAAGTCCGCAGCTGCCACGATCTCGCCTACCTGGGCGGCAATGGGGGTATCGTTGCCCATGACGGCACACTCTACCTCGTGGCCCACAACACACGCTTCCAGCACTGCTTTTTTATCCTCAGCAAAGGCCACTTCCATACCGCGCACCAGGCTCTCCCGATCCGTAGCCTTGGTAATGCCCACAGAAGAACCGGCGTTGGCAGGCTTTACAAAAATCGGATAGCCCAGCTTCTCCTCCGCCGCTTGCAGGCAGCCCTCTCGGTCGCTGTCGTAAGCAAAGCGGGTGTAGGCGCACCACTTGGCCTGGGCAATGCCCACCGCGTCTGCCACGGCGTTGGTCACCGCCTTATCCATACACACACCGGAGGCGGTCGCATCGCACCCTACAAAGGGAATGCCCGCCAGTTGCAGCAGTCCCTGAACGGTGCCGTCCTCGCCGTTCTTGCCGTGGAGCACCGGGAACACTGCGTCCAAACGAATGATGTCGCCCTTAGCGGTCACCACACCGTGCACACTTCGATCCGGGCTGATCCAGGCAGGCACCAAGCTGGAGGAAGTGAGCCACCGGTCCTCCGGCAGCAAGTCAATATCATCATCAAACAGGAACCAACGCCCCTCCTTGGTGATCCCCAGCAAAACCAGGTTATATTTTTCTTTGTCAATGGCAGAGAGAATTCCCTTTGCCGATACGGTGCTGATGTCGTGCTCGGAGGATACGCCGCCGAACAACACACCCAATGTGATTTTATTCATGCAAAACTGCTCCTAAGTCAAAATTGATTATAATATTGTACCACAGAAGATACGCCGGCGCAACCGTCATCTTCTATTAAAATCTATGCCTTTTTAGAAAAAATATCGGCAAAACCAACCACCCTCTACCCAACTTCATAAAAAAGCGTGACAAAGGGGGCAAAAAATGCTATAATACTTTGCACCAAGTAAAAATGACCGAGTAAGGAGTGCCCATATGGAACTGAACCAGGCTTTTGCAACGCTGGAAAAGCAGCTTGCCGCCATCAATACCGAATTGCACTTTAACCGCGAGGCAGGCGCGGAGGACGCCCTGACCTTTGCCGGTGATAACGGGCTGTACCGCCTGCATTATGTAGCAGACAAGCAGCTGCTGGAATTTGACTGCGCCT comes from Oscillospiraceae bacterium and encodes:
- a CDS encoding D-alanine--D-alanine ligase, with translation MNKITLGVLFGGVSSEHDISTVSAKGILSAIDKEKYNLVLLGITKEGRWFLFDDDIDLLPEDRWLTSSSLVPAWISPDRSVHGVVTAKGDIIRLDAVFPVLHGKNGEDGTVQGLLQLAGIPFVGCDATASGVCMDKAVTNAVADAVGIAQAKWCAYTRFAYDSDREGCLQAAEEKLGYPIFVKPANAGSSVGITKATDRESLVRGMEVAFAEDKKAVLEACVVGHEVECAVMGNDTPIAAQVGEIVAAADFYDFDAKYNNPQSELHIPADLSPEKLEEVRAAALRAYGAMGCEGLSRVDFFVTYDGEQVLLNEINTIPGQTPISMYPKLFEAVGVPYSELIDRLVAYALERGAV